The stretch of DNA GAACAAGCTGCAGGTCACGACCGGCGACGACCCCAAGCGGGTCGCCACGGTCGTCGCCGAGCCGCTCGAGCGCGGCTTCGGCACGACGCTGGGCAACGCGCTGCGCCGGGTGCTCCTGTCGTCGCTCCAGGGCGCGGCCGTGACCTCGGTTCAGATCGACGGCGTGCTGCACGAGTTCTCGTCGATCCCGGGCGTGCGCGAGGACGTCACCGACATCGTCCTCAACATCAAGACCATCGCGATCCGCTCGCAGACGGATGCGCCCAAGCGCATGACGCTGCGCAAGACCGGCCCGGGCCTTGTCACCGCCGGTGACATCGGCACGGTCGGCGACATCCAGATCCTGAACCCCGACCTCGTGATCTGCACGCTCGATGACGGCGCCGAGATCCGCATGGAGTTCACGGTCGCGACCGGCAAGGGCTACGTGCCGGCCGAGCGGAACCGCCCCGAGGACGCCCCGATCGGCCTGATTCCGGTCGACTCGCTGTTCTCGCCGGTGACCAAGGTCAGCTACCGCGTCGAGACGACCCGCGAGGGCCAGGATCTCGACAAGGACAAGCTGACCATGACGGTTGAGACCAACGGCGCGGTCTCGCCGGAGGATGCGCTCGCTTACGCGGCCCGCATCATCCAGGACCAGCTGCAGGTCTTCGTGAACTTCGAGGATCCGCGCAAGGAAGAGGCCGCGCCGCTCGCGCCGCAGCTGCCCTTCAACCCGGCGCTGCTCAAGAAGGTCGACGAGCTGGAGCTGTCGGTCCGCTCGGCGAACTGCCTGAAGAACGACAACATCGTCTACATCGGCGACCTGATCCAGAAGTCCGAAGGCGAGATGTTGCGGACCCCGAACTTCGGCCGCAAGTCGCTCAACGAGATCAAGGAAGTGCTGGCCGGCATGGGCCTGCACCTCGGCATGGACATCCCCGGCTGGCCGCCGGAGAACATCGAGGACCTCGCCAAGCGCTTCGAGGAGCACTACTAGGCCGCTCTTCCGCGCTCCGCCCTCATCCTGAGGTGCCGGAGCGCAGCGGAGGCCTCGAAGGAGGCTTCCAAGCGGCGCAGCGTCTTCTGGATCCCTCCTTCGAGGTCCGCGTCGCGGTCATCTCGGGACAAAGGATCCGGGTTCGAGTTCCCGCCGCGGGGTCAAGCGGACAAACAGCCCCGCTTATGGGGCGCCCGGCCGTACCGTGGCACGGCGGCCGAGACCAGAAGGAAGCCAGCACCATGCGTCACGGTTATCGCGGTCGTCGTTTCAACCGCACTGCCGAGCACCGCAAGGCGATGTTCGCCAACATGTCTGCCGCGCTGCTCAAGCACGAGCAGATCGTCACCACCCTGCCGAAGGCCAAGGATCTGCGTCCGGTCGTCGAGAAGCTGATCACGCTCGGCCGGATCGACAGCGTCCACACCCGCCGTCTGGCGATGGCGCAGCTGCGCGACGCCGACATGGTCAAGAAGCTCTTCACGGTGCTCGGCCCGCGCTACAAGGGCCGCCCGGGCGGTTACTGCCGCATAATGAAGGCCGGCTTCCGTCAGGGCGACAACGCCCCGCTCGCCGTGATCGAATTCGTCGATCGCGACGTCGAGGCCCGGGGCAAGGATTCCGGTCCGAGCCAAGTCGCCGAGGCCGCCTGATCCTTCAGGCGTTTCGATAGACCTGACCTCGCAGAAGCCGTCTCGGATCCTCCGGGGCGGCTTCTCGCATTTTGGCCACCCCGCCGACCGGCCTTGCGGATCGCTGGGTCGCGTCACTGCGCTCGCCATCACGCTGCGCAGATCACAGAAAACCCGCCGGCTCGCGCCGACGGGTCTGAAGCAGGGTCCACGTCTCGGATGGTCGCGGGAGCTCGCCCTGGCGGCCCGTATATCGGACGGGCCGGGAACTCGACCGCGCCGCGCTCCGAAAACCCCTATCCCTGCTGGAAGTCGTCCGGTGGACCGTCCTGATCCGGGTCGTTGTCACGCCTGCGGCGTGGGAAGATGCCGTGATTGCTCATGGTCCACCTCCTCATCGTAACCCGGGGCCCGCAAGCCCCACGCAGGGTCAATGAGCCGGCAACCGGTCGGTTCCCGCGGCCCGGTCAGCCAGCATTCCCGGCCGCGCCGTCGAGCAACGTCGCCACCCGGGCGGCCAGATCGGCCGAGCGGAACGGCTTGGAGAGAACCGGCAGGTCCTCGGGGATCTGCATGGCTTCGGCGTGACCGGTCAGGATCAGGACGGGAAGGCCCGGCAGCCTGGCGCGGATCTCGGCAGCCAGCTCGATCCCGCTCATGCCGGGCATCGCCAGATCGGCCACGACCATGTCGAAGCGGTCGTGCCGGAGGCTCTTGAGCGCGGCCTCGCCGTCGGCCGCCTCGGTGGTGCTGTGCCCGAAACCGGTCAGGAACGAGGCCGTCACGTGCCGCACCTGCGGATCGTCGTCGACGATGAGGATGCGGGCCCGGCGCCCGGCGACCGGGGCTGAGCCGGCCTCCTCGGCAGCCTGCTCGGGCGCCTGATCGGCGAAGGGCAAGGCCAGCTCGACGCGCGTCCCCTTGCCGACCTCGCTGTCGATCACGAGCCGGCCTTTCGATTGCTGCGCGAGCCCGAAGACCATGGCCAGTCCAAGCCCGGTTCCCTGGCCCACGGCCTTGGTCGTGAAGAACGGTTCGCAGACCCGGCGCAGGATGTCTTCCGGGATGCCGGTGCCCTCGTCGGTGACACTGATGCCGAGATAGCTGCCGTCGCCGATCTCGGGATCGCCGCTGATGCTGAGGCGCCGCGTCGCCACCGTGATGGTGCCTCCGTCCGGCATCGCGTCCCGGGCGTTGATGCAGAGGTTGAGCACGGCGAGTTCGAGCTGATCCGGATCCACCTGAACCGCCAGGAGGCCCTCCTCCAGATCGGTCCGTACGGTGACGAGGCCGCCGAGGCTGCGGCCGAAGAGGTCGCTCATGCCGGTGATCAGGCCGTTCACATCCACGGCCCGGGCCTGCAGGTCGTGCGCGCGGCTGAAGCTGAGGAGGCGCTTCGTCAGGGACGCGCCGCGCTCCGCTGCCCCGCGGGCGTTCTCGATGAGGCGCTGGACCCGCGGCTGGTCGGCAATCTTCGGACCGGCGAGTTCCAGGCTTCCGAGGATCGCGGTCAGCAGATTGTTGAAGTCGTGCGCGATGCCGCCCGCCAGCGTCCCGAGGGCCTGCATCTTGTCGGACTGGCGCAGGCGCGCCTCCAGACTCCGCTGCTCGGTCACGTCGCGCTCGATCATCGCGAGATGGCTGATCACGCCGCTCGCGTCGCGGATCGGCACCCGTGTCACATGGCTCCACTGTGCGGCGCCCGTCGGGCCGTCGCTGATCAGGCTCTCGGCCACCGCGCCGGAGCGGATCGCGGCCTCGTCCGCCGCCGTCACCGGGCCGGCCTGCGCGCCGAGAAGCTCGCCCTCGCGCCGTCCCAGGCAGGCGGCGATATCGTGATGGAGGAGGGCTGCCTTGCGGGCGTTCAGCCGCACGAACCGGCCGTCCGCGTCCTTGAAGCTGATCGCATCCTGAGCGTGGTCGAGCAGACCCCGGAGCAGCGCCCGCTCGGTGGCGAGGTCCCGACCGAGTTGGTGCCGCTCGAAGGCCTGGCGGACCGTAGAGCGCAGCAGGCCCGCATCCCAAGGTTTCGTCACGTATCCGACGATGCCGCCGCGATTGAGGGCGGCAATCACCGCAGTGATGTCGGCGTAGCCGGTGAGCAGGATCGCCTGCGCATCGTGGAAGGTGCGCGCTTCGGCGAGCAACGTATCGCCGGTCAGGCCCGGCATGCGCTGGTCGGACACCACCACGGCGATGTCGGGCTCTGCGCGCAGGATCTCCAGCGCCTCGGCAGGGCGCGAGGTCGTCAGCACCCGGTAGGAATCCTCGAACAGGTCCTCCAGGGCGATCAGGATGTCCGGCTCGTCATCGACGGCCAGGATCGTCCCTACACCTGCCGTACTGTCACTCATGACTGGCCGCCTGCCGCGGGATCCCTATCACGAAGCAGGCTCCCCCACCCGGCGCCGTCTCCACGGTGAGTGAGCCGCTATGCGCCTGAACGACGCTGTAGGCAATCGCAAGACCAAGTCCCGTGCCTGATCCCACCGGCTTCGTCGTGAAGAAGGGCTCAAAGATCTTCTCGCGCAACGTTTCCGGTATGCCTGGACCAGTATCGCTGATGCGGATCTCGTCGACATCCGGGGCCGATTCGGTGGTGATGCGGATCATGCCGCCTTCCGGCATCGCGTCGGCGGCGTTGCCCAGGATATTCATCACCACCTGATTGAGCAGCGCCGGGGTGCAGTGGATCTCGGGCCTGCCCGCGAAGGTGCGCTCGACGAGAATCCGGTCGCCGAGCTTGTGCTGGATCAGGGCCAGCACGGTTTCGATCGCCTCCGGCACGTTGACGAGGGCGCGCTCACCCTCGTCGAGGCGCGAGAACTTCCGCAGGTTCAGAACAAGCTCCTGGATGCGGGTCAGCCCCAACCGCATCGAGCCGACCCGCTGCCGGGCCTTGTCGATGGCCCGGGCGGCCGCGTCCGGCGACGCGTCCGGCAGCTCACCGAGCAGGCGCTCCACTGTGCCCTGATGGGCCAGGATGAAGGCGAGGGGATTGTTGATCTCGTGGGCGATGCCGGCGACCAGCTCGCCCAGCGAGGCCATTTTGGCGGCCTGGACGAGCTTGGACTGCGCATCGGTCAGCTGGCGATTGGCGTCGGCAAGGTCGCGATTCGCCTGCTCCAGGGCATCGGCGAGCCGCGCCCGAGCCTCGGCCGCGTCGGCCTCGGCGCGGGCCCGCTCCACGGCGCGCTCCCGCTCGCCGAACTGGCCGGCGATGCGCCGATCGTCCTCTTCCAGGAGCCGGCGGCGTACGAATCCGCGAACCCGGAGTGCAAGGACCTCGGCATCGGTCTTCGAGACGACGTCATCGGCCCCCGCTGCGTAGGCCTGAACAAGGAAATCCTTGGCCGGATCGCTCCCGGCGATCGCCACGAGGTGGAAACCGGCGCCCGCCGCCTGCCCCGCGCGGCGCTGGCTGATCGCAAGGCACAGGGCGAGCCCGTCATAGGCGTGGCCGAGAAGGTCGACCGTCACGCAGTCGAAAGCGTCACTCCCGTCGGCCACGTCCAGGGCGGCCAGGGCCGCCTCCGACCCGTCGGCCGTGGCGACGTGATGCCCATCCTGGCCGAGCAGGCCCGACAGGAAGGTCCGGTAGGTGGCGCTACCGTCGATCACCAGGACACGCCCGCGGCGGAAGGCGGCCGCGCCCGGCCCTTCGCCATCGCTTGCCGAGCGGCGCTCGCGCATCAGGGCACGGATGCGCAGGATCATCAGGTCGCGGTCGGCGGATTTCGGCAGGTAGGCGTCGGCGCCGCTCTCCAGCCCCCGACGCTCGCCGCCGCTGCCGCCGGTCAGCATCAGGACCGGCAGGGCCCGGGTGCGCAGCGACAGGCGCATCTGCCGGATCAGCTCGTCGCCGTTCATGCCCGGCAGGTGGTAATCCGCCACGACGAGATCGGGCTGGCTGCGGTTGAGGTGATCGAGGGCTGTCTCGGCGGAGGGACAGCGCTCCACGGCAAAACCGTGCGCCTCGAGCAGGAGGCGCAGCTCAAGCGCCTGCGTCTCCGAATCCTCGACCAGCAGGATCCGGGCGGGCCCCTCGGGAGCGCCGGCCTCGGTCGCCGTCACGGACGCGCCCCCGGCTCCACGAGGCGCAGGACGTGGTCGGCGATCTGGTCCAGCG from Methylobacterium sp. PvR107 encodes:
- the rplQ gene encoding 50S ribosomal protein L17 — its product is MRHGYRGRRFNRTAEHRKAMFANMSAALLKHEQIVTTLPKAKDLRPVVEKLITLGRIDSVHTRRLAMAQLRDADMVKKLFTVLGPRYKGRPGGYCRIMKAGFRQGDNAPLAVIEFVDRDVEARGKDSGPSQVAEAA
- a CDS encoding response regulator, translated to MTATEAGAPEGPARILLVEDSETQALELRLLLEAHGFAVERCPSAETALDHLNRSQPDLVVADYHLPGMNGDELIRQMRLSLRTRALPVLMLTGGSGGERRGLESGADAYLPKSADRDLMILRIRALMRERRSASDGEGPGAAAFRRGRVLVIDGSATYRTFLSGLLGQDGHHVATADGSEAALAALDVADGSDAFDCVTVDLLGHAYDGLALCLAISQRRAGQAAGAGFHLVAIAGSDPAKDFLVQAYAAGADDVVSKTDAEVLALRVRGFVRRRLLEEDDRRIAGQFGERERAVERARAEADAAEARARLADALEQANRDLADANRQLTDAQSKLVQAAKMASLGELVAGIAHEINNPLAFILAHQGTVERLLGELPDASPDAAARAIDKARQRVGSMRLGLTRIQELVLNLRKFSRLDEGERALVNVPEAIETVLALIQHKLGDRILVERTFAGRPEIHCTPALLNQVVMNILGNAADAMPEGGMIRITTESAPDVDEIRISDTGPGIPETLREKIFEPFFTTKPVGSGTGLGLAIAYSVVQAHSGSLTVETAPGGGACFVIGIPRQAASHE
- a CDS encoding response regulator, producing the protein MSDSTAGVGTILAVDDEPDILIALEDLFEDSYRVLTTSRPAEALEILRAEPDIAVVVSDQRMPGLTGDTLLAEARTFHDAQAILLTGYADITAVIAALNRGGIVGYVTKPWDAGLLRSTVRQAFERHQLGRDLATERALLRGLLDHAQDAISFKDADGRFVRLNARKAALLHHDIAACLGRREGELLGAQAGPVTAADEAAIRSGAVAESLISDGPTGAAQWSHVTRVPIRDASGVISHLAMIERDVTEQRSLEARLRQSDKMQALGTLAGGIAHDFNNLLTAILGSLELAGPKIADQPRVQRLIENARGAAERGASLTKRLLSFSRAHDLQARAVDVNGLITGMSDLFGRSLGGLVTVRTDLEEGLLAVQVDPDQLELAVLNLCINARDAMPDGGTITVATRRLSISGDPEIGDGSYLGISVTDEGTGIPEDILRRVCEPFFTTKAVGQGTGLGLAMVFGLAQQSKGRLVIDSEVGKGTRVELALPFADQAPEQAAEEAGSAPVAGRRARILIVDDDPQVRHVTASFLTGFGHSTTEAADGEAALKSLRHDRFDMVVADLAMPGMSGIELAAEIRARLPGLPVLILTGHAEAMQIPEDLPVLSKPFRSADLAARVATLLDGAAGNAG
- a CDS encoding DNA-directed RNA polymerase subunit alpha gives rise to the protein MVIQKNWQELIKPNKLQVTTGDDPKRVATVVAEPLERGFGTTLGNALRRVLLSSLQGAAVTSVQIDGVLHEFSSIPGVREDVTDIVLNIKTIAIRSQTDAPKRMTLRKTGPGLVTAGDIGTVGDIQILNPDLVICTLDDGAEIRMEFTVATGKGYVPAERNRPEDAPIGLIPVDSLFSPVTKVSYRVETTREGQDLDKDKLTMTVETNGAVSPEDALAYAARIIQDQLQVFVNFEDPRKEEAAPLAPQLPFNPALLKKVDELELSVRSANCLKNDNIVYIGDLIQKSEGEMLRTPNFGRKSLNEIKEVLAGMGLHLGMDIPGWPPENIEDLAKRFEEHY